The following DNA comes from Syntrophorhabdales bacterium.
GAGAAGTCCCTTGATGATGTCTATCAGCTTCTCTTTCGTTATATCGTCACTCATGGCGGCGGAAGAGGGCTTTCTCTCACTCTCCATCAGGCAGCACTTCAATGTTCTTGTGGTATTCATTCAGTACGTGCCTGGCAAATCTGTTCTTCGGTTCTTTGTCTCTGGAGAGTTTGCCTCTCAACTTCGCAGGACCTGCATTGTAAGCGTGGAGGGCTGTTCCCATATCCTTGAAATCGTCCATCAGGCGCGAAAGAAAGTAGACGCCCAACTTTATATTGTTTTCCGGTTCGGTGAGGGAATCGCGTCCGTTGTACTGCACCCCCACATCCTTTGCGATATATTTTGCGAGGGAAGGTTTTATCTGCATGAGACCTTGGGCTCCCCGTCTGGAGACCGCATCGTGTCTGAAGTTGCTCTCCACCTTGATTACCGCGAGGATAAGGCGGTAGTCCAGCTCGCGAAGCTGCGATTCGTCATAAACGGTGTTTGCCATTTTCAGCAAGGTCTCATCGCGGAGACGGATATTTTTTTCTTTTATAAAGTGGATGATCTGCTGGATAACGGCCTGCTTCGGAGACTCCTCCTGCTCTTCTCCAAACGAAGGAGCGACAGAGACCAGCAGCATGCAGCACACAAGCGCGAGAGAAGCCAGCTGCAAAAGGGAACTGCGGGCGAAATTGATCCGTAAGAGCATGAGGGGTTTTTTACACCAAATTGAAGCCGTCTGTCAAATCTAACTTCGAGATTGGAGGTTAAGGGGGCAGAGATGAATTCTACAATCACCGTGCTTATAGTAAAAATATAGGGAATCTCACGCATAAGGAGGATGCTATGGTAACCGTTGAATTATCGGAAGACGAGGCCAAAATCCTTCAAAATGTTCTTGAGAACTACCATTCTCATCTTGGCGTGGAAATACACCGGACATACAAAAGAGAATTTCGTGAAGCCCTTAAGGAGCGGGAACAGTTTTTGGCGGCTATAATTGAACGACTGAAGAAGCAGAGAGCGCAGGCAGCATAACGGCAGAGGGAAGACCGTCACGCTGTCGCGCGACTCGGAAGGCCGCTTCCACCCTTGCGGGTACCTTAGCGGGCTGGGAAGAGGGAAGACTCAAGAATACGGCTGCCGCTTCAAAATTACTGCGGAGAAGTGTTAGACGCAATCGCTAGGTTGATGTGTAGCCTATATCGAAGCCTTTGAGGTTGAATTCCAGGTGGGCGCGTGGGGAGAGCCTGGTGAGCACCTCCCTTGCCACGTCAGCT
Coding sequences within:
- a CDS encoding lytic transglycosylase domain-containing protein codes for the protein MLLRINFARSSLLQLASLALVCCMLLVSVAPSFGEEQEESPKQAVIQQIIHFIKEKNIRLRDETLLKMANTVYDESQLRELDYRLILAVIKVESNFRHDAVSRRGAQGLMQIKPSLAKYIAKDVGVQYNGRDSLTEPENNIKLGVYFLSRLMDDFKDMGTALHAYNAGPAKLRGKLSRDKEPKNRFARHVLNEYHKNIEVLPDGE